From one Fulvitalea axinellae genomic stretch:
- a CDS encoding cellulase family glycosylhydrolase produces the protein MKYFKLAICVALSFFSFMVSAQNAPDYSVPVPGRWSAEKINRWYKELPWLVGCNYYPATAINQIDMWQASTWDPETIDKELGWAESIGMNTLRVFLHDVVWADDEKGLYKRMDQFLDICQKHGIRPWFVFFDDCHFPNPKLGKQPLPVSGYHNSGWVNCPAREVGERYAVGKETRKEAKQLKGYVQKTMSRFAKDKRVLMWELYNEPGRGSGLDGDMGSEKVDSNIGDRSNRLVYDSWVWAREINPSQPVTSTTSGALGTGNIKINRANSDIFSIHSYYSNVESVRKLIKNYQSDGRPVVMTEWLARSRGNTVEKCLPLFKEMGVGAVNWGFVSGKSGTIWPWSSRKTKDGKKLSVNKLREEGHVVRPGESFPEPEVWFHDLFRMDGTPFDQKEIEIFRKLTGKHLVGPK, from the coding sequence ATGAAATACTTCAAATTAGCTATTTGCGTAGCATTGAGCTTTTTTTCGTTTATGGTTTCGGCCCAGAATGCGCCAGATTATTCTGTGCCGGTACCGGGGCGTTGGTCAGCTGAAAAGATTAATCGTTGGTATAAGGAATTGCCGTGGCTTGTCGGGTGTAATTATTATCCTGCTACGGCGATAAACCAAATCGATATGTGGCAGGCGTCTACTTGGGATCCCGAAACAATAGACAAGGAACTTGGCTGGGCGGAAAGTATCGGGATGAATACGCTAAGGGTTTTTCTTCATGACGTCGTTTGGGCGGATGATGAAAAGGGACTTTATAAAAGAATGGACCAGTTTCTGGATATTTGCCAAAAGCACGGTATCCGGCCATGGTTTGTGTTTTTTGACGATTGTCATTTCCCGAATCCCAAGTTAGGCAAACAGCCACTGCCAGTGAGTGGCTACCATAACTCAGGCTGGGTGAATTGTCCTGCCCGTGAGGTAGGTGAGCGTTACGCTGTGGGTAAAGAAACACGCAAAGAGGCTAAACAACTTAAAGGGTATGTGCAAAAAACTATGAGCCGTTTTGCCAAAGACAAGCGTGTATTGATGTGGGAACTCTATAACGAACCTGGCCGAGGGTCAGGGCTTGACGGTGATATGGGCTCCGAAAAAGTGGATAGCAATATCGGTGACCGTTCCAACCGTTTGGTATATGATTCGTGGGTTTGGGCGCGTGAGATTAACCCTTCCCAGCCCGTCACTTCTACTACAAGCGGGGCTTTGGGAACGGGAAATATTAAGATTAACAGGGCTAACTCGGATATTTTTTCCATTCATTCCTATTATTCTAACGTGGAAAGCGTACGTAAGCTGATCAAGAATTATCAGAGTGACGGCAGACCGGTTGTGATGACCGAATGGTTGGCGCGCTCTAGAGGAAATACTGTTGAGAAATGTCTTCCATTGTTTAAGGAAATGGGAGTTGGGGCTGTAAACTGGGGTTTTGTTTCAGGGAAATCAGGAACGATTTGGCCATGGTCTAGTCGTAAAACAAAAGACGGTAAAAAATTAAGTGTTAATAAGTTAAGAGAAGAAGGGCATGTGGTTCGTCCGGGAGAGTCTTTTCCTGAGCCGGAGGTGTGGTTTCACGATCTTTTCCGGATGGACGGAACGCCTTTTGATCAGAAGGAGATAGAAATTTTCAGGAAGTTGACGGGGAAACATTTAGTGGGTCCGAAATGA
- a CDS encoding PepSY-associated TM helix domain-containing protein has translation MANKSLGKSIRKWFRIIHRDVGYLIFGFTFIYALSGIALNHIDDWDPSYIHETFDKPYTLKSADISKDEFKKWLSETGLNLKYRKHVRQGDNIKAFVKGGLITVDLEKKTAHFELVRKRPVFKQINDLHYNRPNYWIVFSDLFSGLLLIVSVTGLFIVKGKNGITKRGLYWTLAGIAIPMFFMLWVI, from the coding sequence ATGGCGAATAAAAGCTTGGGCAAGTCAATCCGAAAATGGTTTAGGATCATCCACCGTGATGTCGGCTATCTTATTTTCGGGTTTACTTTTATCTATGCCTTATCGGGCATAGCACTTAACCATATTGATGATTGGGACCCCAGTTATATTCACGAAACGTTTGACAAACCGTATACGCTCAAAAGCGCCGATATATCAAAGGACGAATTCAAAAAATGGCTTTCCGAAACCGGACTGAACCTAAAATACAGGAAACACGTCCGGCAAGGGGATAACATTAAAGCTTTTGTAAAAGGCGGTTTAATAACAGTTGATTTAGAAAAGAAAACCGCACATTTCGAATTGGTACGCAAAAGGCCTGTATTCAAACAAATAAACGATCTCCATTATAACAGGCCGAATTATTGGATTGTGTTTTCGGATCTGTTTTCCGGATTATTACTAATTGTTTCCGTTACGGGCCTTTTTATCGTTAAGGGAAAAAACGGAATCACAAAACGCGGGTTATACTGGACTTTGGCGGGCATCGCTATCCCCATGTTTTTTATGTTATGGGTTATTTAA
- a CDS encoding helix-turn-helix domain-containing protein: protein MTETFYHINIAQSFFAGVILLTKRPVKLTDKILSGWLISLALLFSLQLLLSTFPEQKLSGSSVLAGIIALLFPPTLYLYAKYTALGLTSLTKSDRWHYSAFILLIPILVYSIIWERPFFYQNFLGELSTSVFFITFGIIFFGMYFLYGIYTIRLVNTFQSLENDYYANHHDRIDLKWIKYLSILFYVFWTFIIIIGALRFHFGIDIPKAVHFIPPTHTVIIYIISFKAYRQSYSIIPKEAVEPPKKTNEEHQKYAKSGLRQHEAEQYLITLIEHMETKKPWLEPDLNIKSLALRTEIPQHYITQTLNERLNKNFYTFVNEYRTNEVVRLFSDQNYQHWTIVAIAYECGFNSKSSFNAFFKKYVGETPSSYRKKIKVQSGEITLSSKNYQTT from the coding sequence AGGCTGGCTAATTTCCCTAGCTTTGCTGTTCTCATTACAGCTTCTTCTATCTACTTTTCCAGAACAGAAGCTGAGCGGTTCATCCGTTTTGGCCGGTATAATCGCCCTATTATTTCCCCCGACGCTTTACCTTTACGCAAAATATACAGCTTTGGGTTTAACCTCCCTTACAAAATCAGACAGATGGCATTATTCCGCATTTATATTGCTAATTCCGATTTTGGTATATTCGATTATTTGGGAAAGGCCTTTTTTCTATCAAAACTTTCTGGGCGAGTTAAGCACTTCTGTATTTTTCATCACATTCGGAATTATATTTTTCGGAATGTACTTTTTGTATGGCATCTATACTATTCGGCTAGTAAACACTTTTCAATCCCTCGAAAACGATTATTACGCCAATCATCATGACAGAATTGATCTTAAGTGGATAAAATACCTTAGCATTCTTTTTTACGTTTTTTGGACATTCATCATTATTATAGGCGCTTTACGATTCCATTTTGGAATTGACATACCGAAAGCCGTACATTTTATCCCACCAACCCATACAGTAATCATATACATAATAAGCTTCAAAGCTTATCGACAATCTTATTCGATAATACCCAAAGAAGCGGTTGAGCCCCCCAAAAAAACTAATGAGGAGCACCAAAAATATGCGAAATCGGGACTTAGGCAACACGAAGCAGAACAGTATTTGATAACTTTGATCGAACATATGGAAACAAAAAAACCATGGCTTGAACCAGACTTAAATATCAAAAGCCTGGCTTTACGTACCGAAATACCTCAACACTATATCACTCAAACACTTAATGAAAGGCTAAATAAAAACTTCTACACCTTTGTAAACGAATATAGAACAAACGAAGTGGTCCGTCTTTTCTCTGATCAAAATTATCAACACTGGACTATTGTCGCCATCGCTTACGAATGCGGGTTTAATTCTAAATCCTCATTTAATGCATTTTTCAAGAAATATGTGGGCGAAACACCATCTAGCTACCGAAAGAAAATCAAAGTACAATCAGGTGAAATAACTCTTTCGAGTAAGAACTATCAAACTACTTAA
- a CDS encoding endonuclease gives MKKKSYSFLFMLFAFFAFGINGMAQDIVLGYQDINSWPVKSGFAQKSSGIDAVRFGSGSRIGSKTSEVMDLGTSCRLSFDAKLYDSTAEIEVEVGGVTKRIDPPSKDRGIFHLEFAPNGPSTIRISSISKRKRFDVFSLTITKLDGDTKPAVNLEIEKNQTAEGDAETIRLTANLASQVDSPQTVGLAVSGNNIDNDDYGLSSTEFTFPANTTIATIDVTIKDDANDEGTETAIFSLVTPSSDIQLGNVIEQSLAISDNDKPVDISAPVWSANFPKTQDISFATAYLSISLDEQSKVFYLLQDDGSVAPAKEKIIAEGIHFIYTDGAFTHKIENLTPEKDYDLYVIAQDDEATPNVQEIPIKLDFRTKAKPSTGNYDYILPEVQNDRVSVTQTPKEYVMTATKHMVSVGYDIKAEEPLNLLEYYESAIELNGQDLRSEIQKVISQNHQSRDYGVVWEICETGDEHPKNPSQVWQMYLETGIAKNAHVSGSSGWNREHIWAKSHGDFGTSVGRGTDGHHLRATDASENNRRGNKDFAYASPGYTPPKSARGDVARAIFYMATRWGMTVDNNFGSSGDKSARHGKLDDLLQWHNEDPVDPYEIRRNNVVYSFQNNRNPFIDHPELVEHIFGSKKDLAWDGGVVLGEPVGAGGIRLSNAGTKVFEDLIFGQVSESTNMMVSGSKLDADITITAPAHFEIALEGMDYSSNITLQKDGEGNIAKTKINIRFKPNAEKLGAIADKLTLTSGKYSRTVNLQAFGGVRPKEFYRQNFDAVGDWTLVSLEGKNTWGIKSYNDNNFLEMRGYQGDPSELDWAISPDLGLNQYKDLSLSFRTQTGFYKHDGLEVYLIHNLEGDNIEAAQKTKLNATLAGKPSSGNYSDWVVSGDIDLQDVPKGSRVAFKFTGSSSGNTTTFRIDDFALSGISSINFSKQEIAFDYTPANKVSEAVGYSVNVDPASAPMRFETEGPFEISIDKNYWFKNIEINPVEDKISSQIFVRYTPKEDHYLGPKGAIKHILGDFTKTVKLFVNKPVIENPVDATTLDKDLTFDVVTWNVEWFGVPEKSKSASTFDEQLSEVSDEIIATDADIYALQEVVVTPDNNFLATLIDKLNEKSGAGTWAGMANPRHSYDWQDYTPDFPPQKIAYIYRTATVSDVEFNVMFNDKFTNETTNELDGYTGENAGKFMASGRLPYLLSANVTINGKTEDINLINLHFKAHSQATSVARRKADALYLKAYIDANLDDDQVIILGDYNATGYLNEIKTWGWYNNNNEDFMYAGGTGVDYISISDELYLEFEQLTNAYNARNVNISDHDPQIVRLMFGKPASMKVSQTITFPELTNVTYGSSQITLNGSSDSKLDLTYASSNESVAVVEDGKIKIIGAGQATITATQAGDDTYLPAVAVERTLTVAKAPLTVKAKDASKVEGQNNPEFEAEFTGFVNNDTEADLDGTLIFQVNGMEIIPSGLSSEDYDISFENGTLNILSSLNSILSLSVGEKEGAINEGQSTVSISLPVGTGPISDMIQLSASPKSIFKIGQEDDSSVKIIITAESGEERTWTVNITWIKKTQTITFTEIGSTVYGATPITLNGSTDSQLDLNYASSDESVAIIEDGKIKIIGAGLATITATQAGDDTYLPAEAVERTLTVTKAPLTVKAKDASKVEGQNNPEFEAEFTGFVNNDTEADLDGTLAFQVNGTEIIPSGLTSENYDISFENGTLTITKAPSKEKAFLSFYIGQHKGTVNALEHSIQITLPEGFEINDSKITMTISENAVAELIEKQQNKISYKVIAEDKSEQLWNVFITWQRVLNIDEKIGYSIAPNPASDYIRIFSDKTESIEISVSDSSGKNVLSGSFRTGESISINKLAPGIYIVTLLSGSQGTETYRLSIK, from the coding sequence ATGAAAAAGAAAAGCTACAGTTTTTTATTTATGCTATTCGCTTTTTTTGCGTTCGGCATAAATGGAATGGCCCAAGACATAGTCTTAGGGTATCAAGACATTAATTCTTGGCCCGTCAAATCGGGTTTTGCTCAAAAAAGTTCCGGAATCGATGCTGTCAGATTCGGAAGTGGAAGCAGGATTGGCTCCAAAACCTCGGAAGTAATGGACCTCGGTACTTCTTGCAGGTTAAGCTTTGATGCTAAACTGTATGATTCCACAGCCGAAATCGAGGTGGAAGTCGGTGGGGTAACCAAAAGAATTGACCCTCCGTCCAAAGACAGGGGTATATTCCATTTGGAGTTTGCTCCAAACGGCCCCTCAACAATAAGAATATCGTCCATCAGTAAGAGAAAACGCTTTGACGTTTTTTCTTTAACAATCACAAAACTTGACGGGGATACAAAACCGGCAGTTAATCTTGAAATAGAGAAAAATCAAACAGCCGAGGGGGATGCGGAAACTATTCGACTTACCGCAAATCTCGCTTCGCAAGTAGACAGTCCGCAGACTGTTGGACTAGCCGTCTCCGGCAATAATATCGACAACGATGATTATGGGCTATCCTCTACAGAATTTACCTTTCCAGCAAATACTACCATAGCGACAATCGATGTCACCATTAAGGACGACGCAAATGATGAAGGAACTGAAACCGCAATTTTTAGTCTAGTTACTCCTTCTTCGGATATTCAATTAGGTAATGTTATAGAACAAAGTCTCGCGATATCGGACAATGACAAGCCAGTGGATATTTCGGCTCCCGTTTGGTCCGCAAACTTTCCGAAAACTCAGGACATTTCTTTTGCGACAGCATACCTTTCCATAAGCTTGGATGAACAATCCAAGGTATTCTACCTTTTGCAAGACGATGGAAGCGTTGCTCCCGCCAAAGAAAAAATCATTGCCGAAGGCATTCATTTTATTTATACAGACGGAGCTTTCACGCATAAAATAGAAAATCTAACTCCTGAGAAAGACTACGATCTTTATGTAATTGCCCAAGACGATGAGGCGACACCTAACGTTCAGGAAATTCCAATCAAACTGGATTTTAGAACCAAAGCAAAGCCTTCGACCGGTAACTACGATTACATACTTCCTGAAGTTCAAAATGATAGAGTCTCCGTAACGCAAACGCCTAAAGAATATGTAATGACCGCTACCAAGCATATGGTGTCAGTCGGTTACGACATTAAGGCTGAAGAACCTTTGAACCTTTTGGAATACTACGAATCGGCCATAGAGCTCAATGGACAAGATCTAAGGTCAGAGATTCAAAAGGTGATATCACAAAATCACCAGTCAAGAGATTATGGAGTAGTCTGGGAAATTTGCGAGACTGGTGACGAACACCCCAAAAACCCTTCACAAGTATGGCAAATGTACTTGGAAACGGGTATTGCCAAAAACGCTCACGTTAGCGGAAGCTCCGGTTGGAACCGCGAACACATTTGGGCCAAATCGCACGGTGATTTTGGCACTTCTGTCGGCCGAGGCACCGACGGACACCACCTGCGAGCAACAGACGCTTCCGAAAACAATCGAAGAGGTAACAAAGATTTCGCTTACGCATCACCAGGCTATACACCGCCAAAATCCGCGCGCGGAGACGTGGCCCGAGCTATATTCTATATGGCTACCCGTTGGGGAATGACCGTAGACAACAACTTTGGTAGTAGCGGAGACAAAAGTGCGCGACACGGTAAGCTCGATGACTTACTGCAATGGCACAACGAAGACCCGGTTGACCCTTACGAAATACGCCGAAACAACGTAGTATACTCTTTCCAAAACAACAGGAACCCGTTCATCGACCACCCTGAATTGGTTGAGCATATCTTTGGTTCCAAGAAAGATTTGGCTTGGGATGGTGGCGTAGTATTAGGAGAGCCCGTTGGCGCAGGAGGAATCCGCTTATCGAACGCCGGAACGAAAGTTTTCGAAGACCTTATATTCGGACAGGTATCAGAGTCAACAAACATGATGGTTTCCGGAAGTAAATTGGACGCTGACATCACAATAACAGCTCCTGCCCATTTCGAAATCGCTTTAGAAGGTATGGACTATAGCTCCAACATTACGCTTCAAAAAGACGGAGAGGGGAATATTGCCAAGACAAAAATCAATATTCGCTTTAAGCCAAATGCGGAAAAACTGGGAGCTATCGCGGATAAACTGACTCTTACTTCAGGCAAGTACAGTCGTACCGTTAATCTTCAAGCCTTTGGGGGAGTAAGGCCGAAGGAATTCTATCGCCAAAACTTTGACGCAGTAGGCGATTGGACATTGGTTTCCCTTGAAGGAAAAAACACTTGGGGAATTAAAAGCTACAACGACAATAATTTCCTGGAAATGAGGGGATATCAAGGTGATCCATCAGAATTGGATTGGGCAATTTCTCCTGACTTAGGCCTTAACCAGTACAAGGACTTGAGCCTTAGCTTCCGTACTCAAACAGGCTTTTATAAACATGATGGGCTGGAAGTATACCTCATCCACAACCTTGAGGGCGATAACATAGAAGCAGCTCAGAAGACAAAGCTAAACGCCACATTAGCCGGTAAGCCATCTTCAGGCAATTACAGCGACTGGGTTGTTTCCGGAGATATTGATCTGCAAGATGTACCGAAAGGAAGTCGGGTCGCGTTCAAATTTACAGGTAGTAGTTCAGGCAACACGACAACTTTCCGTATTGATGACTTTGCCCTGTCGGGAATATCAAGCATTAATTTCTCGAAACAAGAAATCGCATTCGACTACACACCTGCCAATAAAGTAAGTGAAGCCGTCGGCTATTCGGTAAACGTCGACCCGGCTTCGGCGCCGATGCGATTCGAAACTGAGGGACCGTTCGAGATTTCGATAGACAAAAACTATTGGTTCAAGAATATTGAGATAAACCCGGTCGAGGACAAAATATCAAGCCAAATTTTTGTTCGCTACACACCTAAGGAAGATCATTACCTAGGACCGAAAGGGGCCATTAAACATATACTAGGAGATTTTACAAAAACGGTAAAACTCTTTGTAAACAAACCCGTAATCGAGAATCCGGTCGACGCCACTACGCTTGATAAAGACCTGACTTTCGATGTAGTAACTTGGAATGTGGAGTGGTTCGGTGTTCCAGAGAAAAGTAAGAGCGCAAGCACTTTCGACGAGCAGTTATCCGAAGTATCCGACGAGATCATTGCCACGGACGCTGACATCTATGCATTACAAGAAGTTGTGGTTACGCCTGATAATAATTTCTTGGCCACTTTGATTGATAAGCTTAATGAGAAATCAGGCGCTGGCACTTGGGCGGGAATGGCCAATCCCCGACACTCTTACGACTGGCAAGACTACACTCCCGATTTCCCTCCGCAAAAAATAGCCTATATCTACCGCACCGCCACGGTATCGGATGTCGAGTTCAACGTGATGTTCAATGACAAATTCACAAATGAAACAACTAATGAACTTGATGGCTATACCGGTGAAAACGCAGGCAAGTTCATGGCCAGCGGGCGTCTCCCCTATTTGCTTTCCGCCAATGTAACCATCAACGGCAAAACGGAGGATATCAATCTGATCAACCTTCATTTCAAAGCGCATTCCCAGGCCACAAGCGTTGCTCGCAGAAAAGCCGACGCATTATACCTCAAAGCGTATATCGACGCGAATCTTGACGACGACCAAGTCATCATCTTGGGAGACTATAACGCTACCGGATATCTGAATGAGATCAAGACTTGGGGATGGTACAATAACAATAACGAGGACTTTATGTACGCTGGCGGTACAGGCGTAGATTATATCTCGATTTCCGATGAACTTTACCTGGAGTTTGAGCAATTGACAAATGCTTATAACGCGCGAAATGTCAACATATCGGATCACGATCCTCAAATCGTACGCCTTATGTTTGGAAAGCCCGCAAGTATGAAGGTGAGTCAAACCATCACATTCCCAGAGCTTACCAATGTAACCTACGGATCTTCACAGATAACGTTAAATGGCTCCTCAGATTCCAAACTTGACCTTACCTACGCTTCTTCCAATGAATCCGTAGCTGTGGTTGAAGATGGAAAAATCAAAATCATCGGCGCCGGACAAGCGACAATTACCGCAACTCAAGCCGGAGATGACACTTATTTGCCTGCCGTAGCTGTTGAGAGAACCTTGACCGTTGCAAAAGCGCCTTTGACCGTTAAAGCCAAAGACGCATCTAAAGTGGAAGGTCAGAATAATCCAGAATTCGAGGCTGAATTCACCGGTTTTGTAAATAATGACACAGAAGCCGATTTGGACGGAACGCTTATATTCCAGGTTAACGGAATGGAAATTATTCCTTCCGGCCTATCCTCTGAGGACTATGATATCTCTTTTGAGAATGGAACACTCAATATTTTGAGTTCACTCAACAGTATCCTTTCACTGTCAGTCGGAGAAAAAGAGGGGGCAATCAACGAAGGCCAGTCAACCGTTTCCATAAGTTTACCTGTCGGAACCGGACCTATCTCTGACATGATCCAGCTGTCCGCATCTCCTAAATCCATTTTCAAGATCGGACAAGAAGACGATTCTAGCGTAAAGATCATCATAACCGCAGAAAGCGGAGAAGAACGCACTTGGACGGTAAACATCACTTGGATCAAGAAAACCCAGACCATTACTTTCACAGAAATTGGAAGTACCGTTTATGGAGCTACCCCAATTACGCTAAATGGCTCTACTGATTCCCAACTTGACTTAAACTACGCTTCTTCGGACGAATCCGTAGCCATAATTGAAGATGGAAAAATCAAAATCATCGGTGCCGGACTAGCGACAATTACTGCAACCCAAGCCGGAGATGACACTTACTTGCCCGCCGAGGCTGTTGAGAGAACCTTGACCGTGACAAAAGCGCCTTTGACCGTTAAAGCCAAAGATGCCTCTAAAGTGGAAGGTCAGAATAACCCAGAATTCGAGGCCGAATTCACCGGTTTTGTAAATAATGACACCGAAGCCGACTTGGACGGAACGCTTGCATTCCAAGTTAACGGAACGGAAATTATCCCGTCTGGGCTTACTTCTGAAAACTATGACATTTCTTTTGAGAATGGAACCTTGACAATAACCAAAGCTCCAAGTAAAGAAAAAGCATTCCTTTCATTCTATATCGGACAGCACAAGGGTACGGTAAACGCATTAGAGCATTCTATTCAGATTACTTTGCCTGAAGGTTTCGAAATCAACGATTCAAAAATAACCATGACTATTTCTGAAAATGCGGTAGCCGAACTTATTGAAAAACAACAAAACAAAATAAGCTATAAAGTCATTGCGGAGGATAAGTCAGAGCAACTTTGGAATGTTTTTATCACTTGGCAACGTGTTCTGAATATTGATGAAAAAATCGGTTATTCTATCGCACCAAACCCAGCATCAGACTATATCCGAATCTTCTCCGACAAAACAGAATCTATTGAAATATCCGTAAGTGATTCTTCTGGAAAGAATGTGCTTTCCGGATCATTCCGTACCGGTGAGAGTATTAGTATCAATAAACTAGCGCCAGGCATCTATATCGTAACATTATTGTCTGGTAGTCAAGGAACGGAAACATACAGATTATCAATAAAATAA